From Weissella confusa, a single genomic window includes:
- the prmA gene encoding 50S ribosomal protein L11 methyltransferase: MSWQEIIVETQTEAVEAVSNILMEAGAEGIQIDDAADVNSYEPADATVWVDWDVVEHRESGATVAGYFAEDVNLPEVINDVQMRVNQLASFGLDATPGKVTTSAVKDEDWATEWQKYYHPVRVTRHLTVVPKWEEYQPAQEGEKVIVLDPGMAFGTGTHPTTRLMMQALEIVVRGGERLLDVGTGSGVLGIAAKLLGADKVLGTDIDEVAVRSAQGNLDLNPVASDIQVMASDLLSDVPAQEFDIVVANMLAEVLVPLIPQVDSVLRPGGKFLLSGIYEDKAQTIIAKLEENGYALDETMKLGEWYGLIAHRKSEDE, encoded by the coding sequence ATGAGTTGGCAAGAAATAATTGTTGAAACACAAACTGAGGCTGTTGAAGCTGTCAGCAACATTTTGATGGAAGCCGGTGCAGAAGGTATCCAAATCGATGACGCGGCAGATGTGAACAGCTACGAACCCGCTGATGCCACTGTATGGGTTGATTGGGATGTTGTTGAGCACCGCGAATCAGGTGCAACGGTCGCTGGCTATTTTGCAGAAGATGTTAATTTGCCTGAAGTGATTAACGATGTGCAAATGCGTGTGAACCAATTGGCGTCATTTGGACTTGATGCAACACCAGGTAAGGTAACAACGAGTGCAGTTAAGGATGAAGACTGGGCAACTGAATGGCAAAAGTACTACCACCCAGTTCGTGTGACGCGTCATTTGACAGTCGTACCTAAGTGGGAAGAATACCAACCAGCCCAAGAAGGCGAAAAAGTGATTGTTTTGGACCCTGGAATGGCCTTTGGAACTGGTACCCACCCAACGACACGCTTGATGATGCAAGCACTTGAAATCGTCGTACGTGGCGGTGAGCGTTTGCTAGACGTTGGAACTGGTTCGGGTGTGCTTGGTATTGCTGCAAAGTTGTTGGGCGCTGATAAGGTGCTTGGAACTGACATTGATGAGGTTGCCGTTCGATCAGCCCAAGGTAATTTGGACTTGAACCCAGTCGCCTCAGATATTCAAGTGATGGCCAGTGACTTGCTAAGCGATGTACCGGCCCAAGAATTCGATATCGTCGTGGCGAACATGCTGGCTGAAGTGCTTGTACCATTGATTCCACAAGTTGATAGCGTTTTGCGCCCAGGTGGTAAGTTCTTGTTGTCAGGTATTTATGAAGACAAGGCACAAACGATTATTGCGAAGTTGGAAGAGAATGGCTACGCACTTGATGAAACGATGAAGCTTGGTGAATGGTATGGTTTGATTGCTCACCGTAAAAGCGAGGATGAATAA